In Chryseobacterium sp., the genomic window TGCCCTGAATGCCTTAAAAGGGTTGGTGCGAAGGTCATTATCGAGGATGAAACGGTTTTTATGACCAAAAGATGTCCTGATCATGGCTTCTTTAAGACCAAAATAGCTTCTGATGTACAGTATTACAAAAACATAAGAGACTATAATAAAGCGTCAGAAATGCCACTTCATTTTGGAACCGATGTAGAATATGGATGTCCTTATGACTGCGGGCTTTGTGTAGATCATGAGCAGCACAGCTGCCTTTCTATTGTAGAAGTTACAGACCGCTGTAACCTGACCTGTCCTACCTGCTATGCAATGTCGTCTCCTCATTATGGAAGCCACAGAAGTTTGGAGGAAATAGAAGCAATGTTCGATGTCATTGTCAGGAATGAGGGAGAACCGGATGTCGTTCAGATCAGTGGGGGAGAACCTACCATTCATCCTGAATTTTTTAAAATCATGGATATTGCCAAATCGAAACCTATTAAGCACCTTATGCTCAATACCAATGGAATAAGAATTGCCAATGATCCGGGATTTGCTGAAAAACTGGCTACCTATGCTCCTGAATTTGAAGTATACCTTCAGTTTGATTCCTTTAAACCTGAGGTATTGGAAGATTTCAGAGGAAAAGACCTTACCGCAGTTCGGATGAAAGCATTGGAAAAGCTGAATGAGCTTAATCTTTCTACAACATTGGTCATTGTTCTCCAAAAAGATAAGAATATAGATGAAATCGGGAAGATCATTGAATTTGCACTGAAGCAGAAATGTGTAAGAGGAATTACTTTCCAGCCTGTAGAAATTGCAGGAAGGAATAGGGATGATTCTGCCTATGAAAAAATTACATTAACAGAGGTGAGACAGGAAATTCTAAATCAGTTTCCCCTTTTAAATTCCGACGATATTATCCCGGTTCCATGTAATCCCGATGCTTTAGCCATGGGATACATTTTAAAACTTGAAGGTGAAATTATTCCTTTAACCCGGTATATCAATCCTGCAGATCTTCTGAATAATGAATCCAGAAATACCATTGTTTACGAACAGGATCAGGGCCTTCATATGCAGCTTCTGGATATATTCAGCACCGGCATTTCAGTAGATAAGGTAAAACCTAAAGTTAATCAGTTATTATGCTGTCTTCCAGAGGTATGTGCCCCTGA contains:
- a CDS encoding radical SAM protein, producing MPVRNYTYYDYTISLCPECLKRVGAKVIIEDETVFMTKRCPDHGFFKTKIASDVQYYKNIRDYNKASEMPLHFGTDVEYGCPYDCGLCVDHEQHSCLSIVEVTDRCNLTCPTCYAMSSPHYGSHRSLEEIEAMFDVIVRNEGEPDVVQISGGEPTIHPEFFKIMDIAKSKPIKHLMLNTNGIRIANDPGFAEKLATYAPEFEVYLQFDSFKPEVLEDFRGKDLTAVRMKALEKLNELNLSTTLVIVLQKDKNIDEIGKIIEFALKQKCVRGITFQPVEIAGRNRDDSAYEKITLTEVRQEILNQFPLLNSDDIIPVPCNPDALAMGYILKLEGEIIPLTRYINPADLLNNESRNTIVYEQDQGLHMQLLDIFSTGISVDKVKPKVNQLLCCLPEVCAPDLDYDNLFRIIIMNFMDAHDFDVRAVKKSCVHIVNKDLKLIPFETMNLFYRDDKKSYLEELRKEDNVLLF